One Labeo rohita strain BAU-BD-2019 chromosome 12, IGBB_LRoh.1.0, whole genome shotgun sequence genomic region harbors:
- the LOC127174498 gene encoding LOW QUALITY PROTEIN: elongin-B-like (The sequence of the model RefSeq protein was modified relative to this genomic sequence to represent the inferred CDS: deleted 1 base in 1 codon), with protein sequence MDVFLMIRRHKTTIFTDAKESTTVYELKRIVEGILKRSPEEQRLYKDEQPLEDSKTLGDCGFTNQTARPQAPGTVGLAFRISGDAFESLQVEPFSSPPELPDVMKPQDSGSTANEQSVQ encoded by the exons atg GATGTATTCTTAATGATCAGGCGTCACAAAACCACAATCTTCACAGACGCCAAAGAATCCACAACTGTCTATGAGTTGAAACGCATTGTGGAGGGCATCCTAAAGAGGTCACCTGAGGAACAGAGACTATACAAG GATGAGCAGCCTCTAGAAGACAGTAAGACATTAGGAGACTGCGGCTTCACGAATCAGACAGCCAGACCACAGGCTCCTGGAACTGTAGGACTGGCCTTTCGTATCAGTG GTGATGCATTTGAGTCCCTGCAGGTGGAACCATTTTCCAGC CCCCCTGAACTTCCTGATGTTATGAAGCCACAGGACTCTGGCAGTACAGCCAATGAACAGTCGGTGCAGTGA